From Methanospirillum lacunae, one genomic window encodes:
- a CDS encoding HD domain-containing protein codes for MSFTDSIRVGQLEEQSVDPTLSFMERYDPDHPHAFQVERLSGLLFDLLTGFHGMGDPERRLLSLASLLHDIGWSVPSRPHHKASMDLILSDTTIPLTPTDRQIVALIARYHRKAHPDPSHSSFARLTNKEKWQVRWSAGILRLADALDRFHRSSVQELSIQTGEGVIQIDCRTTDDHIPEPETRVLEKKSALLSEVTGCRIEISWN; via the coding sequence TTGAGCTTCACTGATTCCATCAGGGTGGGTCAGTTAGAAGAGCAAAGTGTAGATCCCACTCTCTCGTTCATGGAGCGCTATGATCCTGATCATCCTCACGCCTTCCAGGTAGAACGACTTTCAGGACTGCTTTTTGATCTCCTTACCGGGTTTCATGGAATGGGAGATCCTGAACGGCGACTTCTCTCACTGGCATCTCTTCTTCATGATATAGGCTGGAGCGTACCATCTCGTCCCCATCATAAGGCTTCAATGGATCTCATTCTATCAGACACAACCATCCCATTGACTCCAACAGACCGGCAGATTGTGGCCCTCATTGCCAGGTATCATCGCAAAGCACATCCGGATCCCTCTCATTCATCATTTGCCAGATTAACTAATAAGGAGAAATGGCAGGTTCGGTGGTCTGCAGGTATTCTGCGTCTTGCCGATGCCCTTGATCGTTTCCACCGTTCATCGGTACAGGAACTGTCAATCCAGACAGGTGAGGGGGTCATTCAAATTGATTGCAGGACTACAGATGATCATATCCCTGAGCCGGAAACCCGGGTACTTGAAAAGAAGTCGGCTCTGCTCAGTGAGGTGACCGGGTGCCGGATAGAAATTTCATGGAATTAA
- a CDS encoding CHAD domain-containing protein: MTGQRPIKCPLQNPDYCLYATSTFLPLLSQLEAELQGVVKDDDIEYVHRSRVATRRIRAAFPLFSDCLPEDARQKWENQIRKLTRSLGEARDLDVQIEFVRAFLAECCPEKRNTVLLFSSAEPLQISQVITDPALVSQQSLPVPPLTVKDRISSWIGKHLKNLHQEKEPLGGEKETASNIPQAGKISLFQSSDPVTLGLECLLLRLIQKRRVMQPGVSEEVSDFTRKGVIQDMAAFLHDLKIRAMLEGTGVHPVQTYERAFMQIMARVSDLFWFEPYLQDSSRIEQHHEMRIAAKRLRYTLEAYAGLYEDRLKPEIKVIKHLQELLGDIHDCDVWIGLMPRFLEEEEERSITYFGNHGFFELIKPGISLLITDREKSREEQFRELTKNWEEVKDEGFWNRFSEKISLPLQHSFDGAIDSEHTGPLTIALISDVHANLPALEAVLADAQVRGASVVLHAGDLTGYGPFPDEVINLIRERHIISVIGNYDLSVLSKKWKKGKPSSKEKQLAMRWAYHQISDENRTWLASLPRKVCMCVRGIPLILTHGSPDSLTEYLDYGTPDTRLHEIAAAEEAKVIITGHSHRGAAREVDGVWFINAGSVGRPEDGDPRACYALLTVEPFSIIHIRVPYEIERTIEELHHRHLPDAFARIIREGKSLDVVQDPEEQT, encoded by the coding sequence ATGACCGGCCAGCGGCCGATAAAATGTCCTCTCCAGAATCCTGATTACTGTCTTTATGCTACCAGCACATTTCTGCCTCTTCTCAGCCAGCTGGAAGCAGAACTACAGGGTGTGGTGAAGGATGATGATATCGAGTATGTCCATCGCAGCCGGGTGGCGACACGAAGAATACGTGCTGCATTTCCCTTATTTTCTGACTGTCTCCCTGAAGATGCCAGGCAAAAATGGGAGAACCAGATTCGCAAACTTACGCGATCACTAGGTGAAGCACGCGATCTTGATGTACAGATAGAATTTGTCCGTGCTTTTCTTGCAGAGTGCTGTCCTGAAAAGAGAAATACAGTTCTTCTCTTCTCATCTGCTGAACCTCTTCAGATTTCACAGGTGATCACGGACCCCGCATTAGTCTCACAACAGAGCCTTCCAGTACCCCCCCTTACAGTCAAAGACCGGATTTCTTCCTGGATTGGTAAACATCTAAAAAACCTCCATCAGGAGAAGGAACCATTAGGAGGAGAAAAAGAGACTGCCTCTAATATCCCCCAAGCCGGGAAGATCAGTTTGTTTCAGTCATCTGACCCTGTTACTTTAGGACTTGAATGTCTTCTGCTGAGGCTGATACAGAAAAGGAGGGTGATGCAACCAGGTGTTTCTGAAGAGGTATCAGATTTTACCAGGAAAGGGGTTATCCAGGATATGGCAGCCTTTCTCCATGATCTAAAAATCAGGGCAATGCTTGAAGGAACGGGAGTCCATCCGGTTCAGACCTACGAGCGTGCCTTCATGCAGATCATGGCCCGCGTATCTGATCTCTTTTGGTTCGAGCCATATCTTCAGGACTCGTCACGGATAGAGCAACACCACGAGATGCGTATCGCTGCAAAGAGGCTTCGATACACACTTGAAGCCTACGCTGGGCTTTACGAGGATCGCCTTAAGCCCGAGATCAAGGTAATCAAACATCTTCAGGAACTCCTAGGTGACATCCATGATTGTGATGTCTGGATCGGGCTTATGCCCCGGTTTCTTGAAGAAGAGGAGGAGCGGTCTATTACCTATTTCGGAAATCATGGATTCTTCGAACTCATAAAACCAGGGATCTCTCTCCTTATCACGGACAGGGAAAAAAGCCGTGAAGAACAGTTCAGAGAACTTACCAAGAACTGGGAAGAAGTAAAAGATGAGGGATTCTGGAACAGATTCTCTGAGAAGATCTCATTACCACTTCAGCATTCATTTGACGGGGCCATAGATTCTGAACATACAGGACCACTTACCATCGCCCTGATCAGTGATGTGCATGCAAACCTTCCTGCACTGGAAGCTGTTCTTGCTGATGCACAGGTGAGGGGTGCGTCTGTGGTTCTTCATGCAGGAGATCTAACCGGTTACGGACCGTTCCCTGATGAGGTTATCAACCTTATCAGAGAGAGACATATCATCAGTGTTATCGGGAACTATGATCTCTCGGTTCTTTCGAAAAAATGGAAGAAGGGAAAGCCTTCATCAAAGGAGAAACAACTGGCGATGAGATGGGCATATCACCAGATATCAGATGAAAACCGCACTTGGCTAGCCAGCCTTCCCAGAAAGGTATGCATGTGTGTACGAGGCATCCCACTGATTCTCACACATGGAAGTCCTGATTCACTGACAGAATACCTCGATTATGGAACCCCTGACACCAGACTTCACGAGATCGCAGCTGCAGAAGAAGCGAAAGTTATCATAACCGGGCATTCACACAGGGGGGCAGCCCGTGAAGTAGACGGTGTCTGGTTCATCAATGCAGGCAGTGTCGGCAGGCCGGAAGATGGTGATCCCAGGGCCTGCTACGCCCTTCTTACCGTTGAACCCTTTTCAATCATTCATATCAGGGTCCCATATGAAATAGAGCGGACCATTGAGGAATTACATCACAGGCACCTCCCTGATGCATTCGCACGAATCATCAGGGAAGGGAAATCTCTGGATGTGGTTCAGGATCCTGAGGAACAGACTTGA
- a CDS encoding protease inhibitor I42 family protein — protein MDYRTLFLIMLVMATVLLAGCTDQSSKASPEKNSSIIDTGEKNSMQSVVSESAGLERIDGENLQSDSQETMPLNDTINIYLKENPTTGFQWNATVTSGLRIENDTYVADPVKPGVAGSGGMHYWLVQGIEKGNQTFDAIYMRSWEPITGNESRYTMNIQVE, from the coding sequence ATGGATTATCGGACATTGTTTCTTATTATGCTGGTTATGGCTACAGTGCTTCTGGCAGGTTGTACGGACCAGAGCAGCAAAGCATCGCCAGAGAAAAATTCGTCGATTATTGATACCGGAGAAAAAAACTCTATGCAGTCTGTTGTTTCTGAAAGTGCCGGTTTGGAAAGGATTGATGGAGAAAATCTGCAGTCAGACTCACAAGAGACAATGCCCCTAAATGATACCATCAATATCTATCTGAAAGAGAATCCCACTACTGGTTTTCAGTGGAATGCAACAGTGACGTCAGGCCTTCGTATCGAAAATGATACCTACGTCGCTGACCCTGTCAAACCGGGTGTTGCAGGGTCTGGAGGAATGCATTACTGGCTGGTTCAAGGTATTGAAAAGGGAAACCAGACATTTGATGCGATTTATATGAGATCATGGGAACCCATCACTGGGAATGAGTCTAGATATACCATGAATATACAGGTTGAATAA
- a CDS encoding DMT family transporter, whose amino-acid sequence MQRSDHAALIGAITAALLFGIVVPVSKTFLVGTGPITLAALLYMGAGVGLLLLKIIRPHQTQQEAPVTRRDIPFLAVIVIAGSVMGPILLMTGLTMVPAGTASLLLNAELVMTGIIASLFFSEPLGRRVAIAMMAVVIGGLILSVDPSGTFGISAGAVLILGACFCWGIDNNVTRSLSGKDPASVVIIKGMCAGIVGLILATLIGESLPSTHVILYILITGFFGYGLSLVLFIRSLRTLGAVRTGSLFALAPFIGAGFSWIFLGEVPGYQAVVSFLFMAIGVYLIATEDHHHLHSHIRVSHDHRHRHDDGHHTHSHLESDPGEHAHLHQHDMVTHDHQHTPDLHHYHDHELLPDDKKSE is encoded by the coding sequence ATGCAGAGGTCTGATCACGCCGCACTCATTGGAGCGATCACTGCAGCATTGCTCTTCGGAATTGTTGTTCCAGTTTCAAAGACATTTCTCGTAGGAACCGGTCCGATAACCCTTGCAGCTCTTCTTTACATGGGTGCAGGTGTAGGGCTTCTTCTGCTTAAGATAATCAGACCGCACCAGACCCAGCAAGAAGCACCGGTGACAAGAAGAGACATACCATTTCTTGCAGTCATAGTTATCGCAGGCAGTGTCATGGGCCCGATTCTCCTGATGACCGGATTAACCATGGTACCAGCAGGGACTGCTTCACTTCTATTAAACGCTGAATTGGTCATGACAGGGATTATTGCATCTCTCTTCTTCTCTGAACCACTTGGTAGGAGGGTTGCCATAGCGATGATGGCTGTTGTGATAGGCGGGCTTATTCTCTCAGTGGATCCTTCTGGTACCTTTGGTATATCTGCAGGGGCAGTACTTATTCTTGGAGCGTGCTTCTGCTGGGGAATAGATAATAATGTCACCCGTAGCCTTTCAGGAAAAGATCCAGCATCTGTTGTTATTATCAAAGGGATGTGTGCTGGTATTGTTGGGCTCATCCTTGCAACACTAATAGGGGAATCTCTCCCTTCCACTCATGTTATTCTGTATATCCTGATAACGGGTTTTTTTGGGTATGGGCTTTCATTAGTTCTTTTTATCAGGTCACTTCGGACGCTCGGGGCTGTCAGAACCGGTTCCCTTTTTGCACTGGCGCCGTTCATAGGCGCAGGGTTCTCATGGATATTCCTTGGAGAGGTTCCAGGTTATCAGGCCGTTGTGAGTTTTCTGTTTATGGCCATTGGGGTGTACCTGATAGCGACGGAAGACCATCATCATCTCCACTCTCATATCAGGGTTAGTCATGATCACCGACACCGGCATGACGACGGACATCATACCCATTCTCACCTGGAATCAGATCCTGGTGAACATGCCCATCTTCACCAGCACGATATGGTGACTCATGATCACCAGCATACCCCCGATCTCCATCACTACCATGATCATGAGTTACTGCCTGATGACAAGAAGAGTGAATAA
- a CDS encoding response regulator translates to MTPFIGGKCTPGIGDVGRITRVLYVDDDISFLEIVKVILEKDGEFSITVSTEGEEALNILERGEFDIVLSDCKMVRMDGATLREKVRMMFPSMPFIFLTGREKKEGISGMLDSNTWYLQKGGDPAVQFVRLADLIRICTRTQSQGCKSHH, encoded by the coding sequence ATGACCCCTTTTATTGGAGGTAAATGTACTCCAGGAATTGGTGATGTTGGGAGAATTACCCGCGTCCTGTATGTTGATGATGATATCTCGTTTCTTGAAATTGTGAAGGTGATCCTGGAAAAAGATGGGGAATTCTCGATCACTGTTTCAACAGAGGGTGAAGAGGCATTAAATATTCTGGAAAGGGGAGAATTTGATATTGTTCTTTCTGACTGCAAGATGGTAAGAATGGATGGAGCCACGCTCAGAGAGAAGGTACGAATGATGTTCCCTTCCATGCCCTTCATCTTCCTCACTGGCAGGGAGAAAAAAGAGGGGATCTCCGGGATGCTGGATTCCAACACCTGGTACCTTCAGAAAGGGGGGGATCCGGCAGTACAGTTTGTCAGGCTGGCTGATCTGATCCGCATCTGCACCAGGACCCAGAGTCAGGGCTGTAAATCACACCATTGA
- a CDS encoding methanogenesis marker 7 protein gives MILVPITYKGGVYRHDEILDLIEDMGGYIIQKHMIAQEVVLQALIPREDIETLRVLSRPLTGEVIFAPLVGTEIAIVSMSLEIHHLPHASCDVAEYLRTAGAKTNMIGLARGFGKRIGLLSDEERDIINEHDLVIYLFGNFETCIKQKMPTFRRGIHIPIVVTGGPSTDALKKIIDPPVAGYVGGFGRFMHRTKEAPEIAKLDDIVSEVSRVLDGRRSDIAKDPLSISPARLMDVILEQLPDIHDVTSPVPVVVQMDGVRVKLPYDPFAVQLKKVEVEKGVTVGMISDIRPSRMRDYILVKIKPFSDTGLMV, from the coding sequence ATGATCCTGGTGCCGATTACCTATAAAGGAGGAGTCTACCGGCATGATGAGATCCTTGATCTGATCGAGGATATGGGTGGATATATCATCCAGAAGCATATGATCGCCCAGGAGGTTGTACTCCAGGCTCTTATCCCACGTGAAGACATTGAGACACTTAGGGTTTTATCACGACCTCTTACTGGAGAGGTTATCTTTGCCCCGCTGGTCGGAACAGAGATCGCAATCGTCTCAATGTCACTTGAGATTCATCACCTTCCCCATGCTTCATGCGATGTCGCCGAGTACCTCCGAACCGCTGGTGCGAAGACCAACATGATTGGACTTGCCCGTGGATTTGGGAAACGAATAGGTCTTCTCTCTGATGAGGAACGTGATATCATCAACGAGCATGATCTCGTGATTTACCTCTTTGGTAACTTTGAGACCTGTATTAAACAGAAGATGCCAACATTTAGAAGAGGTATCCACATTCCAATCGTCGTTACCGGGGGGCCATCAACCGATGCACTCAAAAAAATAATCGATCCTCCGGTTGCCGGATATGTTGGAGGATTTGGCAGGTTTATGCACCGGACTAAAGAGGCACCGGAGATTGCTAAGCTTGATGATATTGTATCTGAAGTCTCCCGGGTTCTAGACGGTAGACGATCAGACATTGCCAAGGATCCTCTCAGTATCTCTCCAGCACGATTGATGGATGTTATTCTGGAACAACTTCCTGATATCCATGATGTTACTTCACCTGTTCCTGTTGTCGTTCAGATGGACGGAGTAAGGGTGAAACTACCATATGATCCTTTTGCAGTACAACTGAAAAAAGTAGAAGTGGAGAAAGGGGTGACAGTAGGGATGATCAGTGACATTCGGCCATCCCGGATGCGTGATTATATTCTGGTTAAGATAAAGCCCTTTTCAGACACCGGTCTGATGGTCTGA
- a CDS encoding methanogenesis marker 17 protein, which produces MGTLEYFQVESTEPAGGELYRRIASTVITDHDILRVLDRLRIFIDPEVPIFIAVGITRTVPRNVIVRDFAGITYDGDKVILSIADETYLAPLLELLWRKFGKERIVQPDRFTIEMHLNTEEREGIEEIVVADPTEGLFRDLIYTMQVICPEGFKVKKQSFQNGKFWFVASENTLQEDVTPLVEEQFSIMGEGS; this is translated from the coding sequence ATGGGGACACTGGAGTATTTTCAGGTTGAGTCGACCGAACCTGCCGGAGGAGAACTATACCGCAGGATCGCATCGACAGTGATCACAGACCATGATATCCTCCGGGTACTGGACCGTCTTCGGATCTTCATCGATCCTGAAGTCCCAATATTCATTGCGGTTGGAATTACACGGACAGTTCCCCGCAACGTTATTGTCAGGGATTTTGCCGGAATCACATATGACGGAGATAAGGTCATCCTCTCGATCGCTGATGAGACCTATCTTGCCCCACTCCTTGAATTACTTTGGAGAAAATTTGGAAAAGAACGTATCGTCCAGCCAGACCGGTTCACCATTGAGATGCATCTGAACACCGAAGAGCGGGAAGGGATCGAAGAGATTGTAGTAGCAGATCCAACCGAAGGACTTTTTCGTGATCTCATCTACACCATGCAGGTGATCTGCCCTGAGGGATTCAAGGTGAAGAAACAGAGTTTCCAGAACGGGAAATTTTGGTTCGTTGCAAGTGAAAACACCCTTCAGGAAGATGTAACACCTCTCGTTGAAGAGCAGTTTTCCATCATGGGAGAGGGATCATGA
- a CDS encoding methanogenesis marker 15 protein, with translation MSEDLVRIAQLSCGPEYSGVQKEIYTAAEAVGAEVFFPDLSLADIRRNFRDFGLDVRSGDLKLAIARAVALVEGSVEADAVFIASCFRCAEAAIVRNELRRYIHEHSSLPVVSYSFTERTTSGTLLTRMEALTTIARRRALLARERQVGLTMGVDSGSSTTKAVIMQDNEIIGTGWRPTTEVMGSADEVMALAFEEAGVKREDLDAIGTTGYGRFLIGERIGADLIQEELTVNSKGAVFLADCQHGPSTVIDIGGMDNKAISVNNGIPGTFTMGGICAGASGRFLEMTAKRLGVDITELGPLAMAGMGGDVPMNSYCIVFGTQSLVNALAEGHSKENVAAAACHSVAEQVFEQQLQEIDIKEPVIMVGGTSLIQGLVRAMGELLQTEIVVPHHSQYIGSVGAALLSSGFVEKN, from the coding sequence ATGAGTGAAGATCTGGTCAGGATAGCCCAACTCTCGTGCGGGCCTGAATACAGCGGTGTGCAGAAGGAGATTTATACAGCGGCCGAAGCAGTCGGTGCTGAAGTCTTCTTCCCTGATCTCTCACTTGCAGATATCAGGCGTAACTTCAGGGATTTCGGGCTTGATGTCAGATCAGGTGATCTGAAACTAGCCATCGCCCGTGCAGTGGCACTGGTTGAAGGATCGGTTGAGGCTGATGCAGTCTTTATCGCCTCCTGTTTCAGATGTGCAGAGGCCGCGATTGTCAGGAATGAACTCAGGAGATATATCCATGAACACTCCTCTCTTCCCGTGGTGAGTTACTCATTCACCGAGAGGACAACCTCCGGAACCCTGCTCACCAGAATGGAAGCTCTTACCACGATTGCGAGGCGTCGCGCCCTCCTTGCACGTGAGAGGCAGGTGGGTCTCACCATGGGGGTTGACTCTGGATCTTCCACGACTAAAGCCGTGATCATGCAGGATAATGAGATCATCGGCACAGGCTGGCGCCCGACTACTGAGGTAATGGGCAGTGCAGATGAGGTTATGGCACTGGCATTTGAGGAGGCCGGTGTCAAGCGAGAGGATCTTGACGCCATTGGTACAACCGGGTATGGCAGGTTTTTAATTGGAGAGAGGATTGGTGCAGACCTCATCCAGGAAGAATTGACAGTAAACTCCAAAGGTGCAGTATTCCTTGCAGACTGCCAGCATGGCCCATCTACGGTAATTGATATCGGGGGGATGGACAACAAAGCAATATCTGTAAACAATGGGATCCCCGGGACCTTTACCATGGGAGGTATCTGCGCCGGAGCGAGCGGCAGATTCCTTGAGATGACTGCAAAAAGGCTCGGGGTTGACATCACTGAACTCGGACCCCTGGCTATGGCTGGCATGGGCGGAGATGTGCCGATGAACAGTTACTGTATTGTTTTTGGGACACAGAGTCTTGTCAATGCCCTTGCTGAAGGGCACAGCAAAGAAAATGTTGCTGCAGCCGCATGCCATAGCGTAGCAGAGCAGGTCTTTGAACAGCAACTTCAGGAGATAGATATCAAGGAGCCGGTGATTATGGTTGGTGGGACTTCGCTTATCCAGGGACTGGTCAGGGCCATGGGCGAACTCCTGCAGACAGAGATAGTGGTGCCACACCACTCACAATACATCGGATCGGTAGGAGCTGCTCTTCTCTCGTCAGGATTTGTGGAGAAAAACTGA
- a CDS encoding methanogenesis marker 5 protein yields the protein MAKVFIYPATSLILSDLVARFGHKALGTALSIRERIQTAGLDSPPLQMTPEDAKRGLRWAAVEVPSGVRGRMSLFGPLIDEAEAAVIVKHADYAFGCMGCARTDELIEFLIKQKGVPVLEVEYPSDEDTGIAFVRSIKAFLKSLEGTHE from the coding sequence GTGGCAAAAGTGTTCATATATCCTGCAACCAGCCTGATCCTCTCTGATCTCGTAGCCCGTTTCGGGCACAAAGCACTTGGAACCGCCCTTTCGATCCGTGAAAGAATCCAGACCGCCGGCCTTGATTCGCCTCCTCTGCAGATGACACCTGAGGATGCAAAGCGTGGACTCAGGTGGGCAGCGGTAGAAGTTCCGTCGGGGGTGCGAGGAAGAATGTCACTCTTCGGACCCTTGATCGACGAGGCAGAAGCAGCGGTGATCGTAAAACATGCTGATTATGCATTCGGTTGTATGGGATGTGCCAGAACAGATGAACTGATAGAGTTCCTGATAAAGCAGAAAGGAGTCCCAGTTCTGGAGGTTGAGTATCCGTCCGATGAGGATACGGGTATCGCTTTTGTCAGAAGCATCAAGGCATTTTTGAAGAGTCTGGAGGGAACCCATGAGTGA
- a CDS encoding methanogenesis marker 6 protein: MKQKIPPLYQGTVTKYVFVESYKTTPDDLTSRAYEVSEKVMIKETCFGLQITGEESEVERVIAHIRKIDPSHIFVKDRGFPPGDPRRCRANLGGARPGYFGHEFEMKVVKWVSKGIEAINSEDPALTLPLSSSVPEEPPLLDLQKLKQIIDAEVP; the protein is encoded by the coding sequence GTGAAGCAGAAAATTCCACCACTCTACCAGGGGACTGTCACTAAGTATGTCTTTGTGGAATCATACAAGACAACCCCTGACGACCTGACATCACGGGCATATGAGGTCAGTGAGAAAGTAATGATCAAAGAGACCTGTTTCGGTCTTCAGATCACAGGTGAAGAATCTGAAGTAGAGCGGGTGATCGCCCATATCAGAAAGATTGATCCATCCCATATTTTCGTGAAGGACCGGGGCTTTCCTCCCGGAGACCCTCGGCGGTGCCGGGCTAATCTTGGTGGGGCCAGGCCCGGTTACTTTGGGCATGAATTCGAGATGAAAGTGGTAAAGTGGGTTTCAAAAGGGATCGAGGCGATAAACTCAGAAGACCCTGCTTTAACACTTCCTTTATCATCATCAGTTCCGGAAGAACCACCCCTTTTAGATCTGCAGAAACTCAAGCAAATTATCGATGCCGAGGTGCCATAA
- the mmp3 gene encoding methyl-coenzyme M reductase-associated protein Mmp3, protein MATVMLDGNRMDISTGTTLGDLLPDHDPSLSIAIIKPGISSHTETRQYLLKTTAGEIVVEISGEEKLPLPSLPSGLEVRWQERQTVSIGIFPAIFAPARRPSRYERGDLILGCGGYDPAQSMLVFSRKTHSADHGAAGDGGVLGQVVSGRGVMDRLGPGDKILGIEPVISFSESVDAFTTTDMGFEVSDGMQIISHVRIEAQGYDSAIQRYTNLAAKSVELMLLALRSGKFTGSQRMSTHIRCDTLAGTSVPYEAGSSRREGSVMLRTSGKKQGSVYIYTEDLPRSLAHTRTGQVVHGIEIAKIAKEGDSFEVRVTPAKFDLVGVSLDKAIPFASSQGVKLIPDREEPDRIIISQEPATTLDVLYEGRVEVKTVPGSQVIDIILDDLHAPETCRIFREITGLKFHDVGRLPLFFAFDDVYLFETKVPKTINIKPENTPEDEVTAGAFAMTNESRKGAGMVGVRTNDNSEFGPTSEPFSGTNVLGRVVDLEKLSALKEGDMVYFREVHQ, encoded by the coding sequence ATGGCAACAGTCATGCTTGATGGGAACCGGATGGATATCTCAACCGGCACCACGCTTGGTGACCTGTTGCCAGACCATGATCCTTCTCTGAGCATAGCGATAATAAAACCCGGGATCTCCAGCCATACCGAGACAAGGCAGTACCTGCTCAAGACAACAGCTGGTGAGATTGTTGTTGAGATATCAGGTGAAGAAAAACTTCCCCTGCCCTCCCTTCCTTCCGGTCTTGAAGTCAGATGGCAGGAGCGTCAGACAGTAAGTATTGGAATTTTTCCAGCCATTTTTGCTCCTGCACGCCGTCCTTCGCGGTATGAGCGTGGTGATCTCATCCTCGGGTGCGGAGGATATGATCCTGCCCAGTCAATGCTGGTCTTTTCACGAAAAACTCATTCTGCAGATCATGGGGCTGCAGGAGACGGGGGAGTTTTAGGACAAGTCGTTTCAGGCCGGGGTGTTATGGATCGACTTGGACCGGGAGATAAAATCCTTGGCATTGAACCAGTCATCTCTTTCTCAGAGTCTGTGGATGCATTCACAACAACTGATATGGGTTTTGAGGTTTCTGATGGGATGCAGATCATCAGTCATGTCAGGATTGAAGCCCAGGGATATGACAGTGCCATCCAGAGATACACAAACCTGGCAGCAAAGAGCGTTGAACTCATGCTGCTCGCTCTCAGGAGCGGGAAATTTACAGGTAGTCAGCGGATGAGCACCCATATCAGGTGCGATACCCTTGCCGGGACATCTGTCCCCTATGAGGCCGGGTCATCCAGGCGAGAGGGTTCAGTCATGCTCAGAACATCTGGTAAAAAGCAGGGTTCTGTGTACATTTATACAGAAGATCTTCCCCGCAGCCTTGCTCATACACGGACCGGTCAGGTAGTTCATGGTATTGAGATCGCCAAGATTGCTAAAGAAGGGGATTCATTTGAGGTCAGAGTTACACCTGCAAAATTTGATCTTGTCGGAGTTAGTCTTGACAAGGCAATCCCGTTTGCTTCTAGTCAGGGAGTTAAACTCATACCAGACCGGGAAGAGCCGGATCGTATCATCATCTCCCAGGAGCCGGCAACAACCCTTGATGTGCTATATGAAGGAAGAGTAGAAGTAAAGACGGTGCCTGGATCGCAGGTTATCGACATTATTCTTGATGATCTTCATGCACCAGAAACCTGTCGTATCTTCAGGGAGATCACGGGTCTGAAGTTTCACGATGTGGGCAGGCTTCCTCTCTTCTTCGCCTTCGATGATGTATATCTCTTCGAGACTAAAGTGCCGAAGACGATCAATATCAAACCTGAAAACACACCCGAAGATGAAGTTACCGCCGGAGCATTCGCGATGACCAATGAGTCAAGGAAAGGAGCAGGGATGGTTGGTGTCAGGACAAATGATAACAGCGAGTTCGGCCCTACATCAGAACCATTTTCTGGAACAAATGTATTGGGAAGAGTAGTGGACCTTGAAAAACTGAGTGCACTCAAAGAAGGCGATATGGTTTATTTCAGGGAGGTGCACCAGTGA